In Octopus bimaculoides isolate UCB-OBI-ISO-001 chromosome 5, ASM119413v2, whole genome shotgun sequence, a genomic segment contains:
- the LOC106869177 gene encoding CD63 antigen: protein MSCLHNFGRIILITLNVIFVITGIGILGLCIFLKVDQTSKIIQDVIEEHADAKNFSHSIIVLVVLGAAILLISSLGCCAAIFENRCLLGMYIFLLSAITVAEIGAGIFVAVVKNKIRSHISEAAHEVIREKYSKNKEVTHTIDILQEKLKCCGANNFTDYSVLKLTVGKVPYSCCVLKSDGDNPEPQNKTECELEAENPFLHDAKYLHTKGCVDTLEVLVKKYSSIILGVALGIAAFEVFLIFLACCICRENNDEDRIGLIH from the exons ATGTCTTGTTTACACAACTTTGGTCGGATCATCCTTATAACATTAAACGTTATTTTCGTC ATCACTGGAATTGGTATTTTGGGCTTGTGTATATTTTTGAAAGTAGACCAAACCAGCAAAATTATTCAAGATGTAATTGAAGAACATGCCGATGCCAAAAACTTCAGCCACTCTATCATAGTACTGGTAGTTTTGGGTGCTGCAATCTTGTTGATAAGTTCCCTAGGATGTTGTGCTGCAATCTTCGAAAATCGCTGCTTGCTAGGAATG taTATTTTCCTGTTGAGTGCTATTACTGTCGCTGAAATTGGAGCTGGTATTTTTGTGGCAGTTGTGAAAAACAAG ATCCGGAGTCATATTTCAGAAGCGGCCCATGAAGTGATCCGAgagaaatatagcaaaaataaagaagttaCTCATACCATCGATATTCTTCAAGAGAAG ttGAAATGCTGTGGAGCCAATAATTTTACTGACTATTCCGTTTTGAAGCTCACT GTTGGTAAAGTCCCATATTCTTGCTGCGTTCTTAAAAGTGACGGTGATAATCCTGAGCCACAGAATAAGACTGAATGTGAGTTAGAAGCTGAAAATCCCTTTTTGCACGATGCAAAGTATCTGCATACAAAG gGTTGTGTTGATACTTTGGAAGTACTGGTGAAGAAATACAGTTCTATTATACTTGGTGTTGCCCTTGGTATTGCTGCATTCGAG gtatttttaatatttttggcaTGTTGCATCTGTCGCGAGAACAATGATGAAGATAGAATTGGTTTAATTCACTGA